From Hyalangium minutum:
TACACGCGCAAGACCGTGACGCTTCGCCCGGAGGCAGTGAGGGCCTGCTCGAAGCGGCCGGGCGGTGTGGCTCGGGACTGCGCTCTGCGGTCAAAGAGGACGAGCACTCCCTCGGGCAGGCCCAGGCGCTCCAAGTAGCCATCGAGCTGAACCAGGCCATCGGAGAGTGGGTCTGCCTGGTTCTCGCGCCAGAGCTTGAGTTCCACGGCGTGGAGCTGCCATCGGCGCTGCTCCTGATCCTGGTACGGCCAGCGCACCAGCAGGTCGATGCGCCCCCGGCCCACGCCGTATTCACGGTCCACGAAGCCTCCGCCGTTCACGACGCACTGGAGGAAGGCCATGAAGACGAGCTGGGGTGCCGCTTCATGGTAGGGCACTCCCGCGGTGAGCACCTCGCCGTGCTGCCGCCAGAAGACAGTGAATTCGCGCAGCAGCCGGTCGAAGTCGAGCCGTCCATCGGGAAGCACGAAGCTCTTGGGCTCTGCCTCGACCTGGATCTCCACCGAGCCTGCCAGCACGCGAGCAATCACCTCGCGGTAGATGGGGTTGGCTACGCGCAGTGGGTTGTTAACCGCGCACAGGCCCAGGTCCCGCAGGTACTGGACGTCCTCCGAATAGGTGTCACTGGTCGTGACGTCACCCGCGAGCAGCGGTTCGATGACGCGGCGGACACGCGGGTCATGGAGCTTGGCCATCAACGAGTCCAGGTGGGTGGCTCGCGCGAGGATGAGGCGCTCCTTGGCCGTCTCCACGTGGTCCACGGAGATGGGCTCGCTCTGCGGGACGGCGAGCTTCTCGGTGAGTTCCCGGGCCAGCGCGTTGACGAGCCAGGGTTGCCCACGTGTCAGCTCGAAGAGCCGGGAGAGGGCTGGGGCAGAGAAGGCCTGTCCCGTGTCGGCGGTGTACTGGGCACAGAGCTCCCGGACCTCCTGTGCGGTGAAGTCTCCGAGCCGGAAAGACTCGACCTTGATGTTGAAGGGGCTGGAGGTGCCCAGACGCTCGGGATTGCCGCCGCTGGCCGCCTTGTAGTCGCGCACATCCCTCAGGCCGCACAGAACGACCGAGGCCGGAAAGAAGGCAGGCCGATCGGGAAAGCCCTCACGGAGCTGGCGCAGCACGCTAAGGAGGCTCTGGCCACGCAAGGCATCGATCTCATCGAAGAAGAGCACCAGGGGGCGTGGGCAGGCGCGGGCCCAGGCGGTGAGCGCTGCACTCAGCAGCGAGCTGTTGGGAGCCGCCGGGAAGGGAGGCGGGTGCAGCTCCGAGGGCAGGTGGATCTCCGCGGCGCGGCGGAGGCCCGCGAGGATCGCCCGTTGCGCTTCGGCGAAGTCATCGCCCGCGGCCTCGCCCGTCTCACAGGAGAAATGGAGCGCGGCGTAGCGGCCCGAGCCTGTGAGGTGTGCCGCCATGGCACGCAGGACGGTGGTCTTCCCTGTCTGCCGGGGGGCGTGGACAACAAAGTAACCCGATTGCTCAATCAGCCCCGCCGCTTCGGGGAGTCTGCGCTCCGCGGGAACCATGTAGTGCCAGTCCGGGCGGCAGGGCCCAGCGGTGTTGAAGCGGCGTGGCATGAGCAGCCCCCCTGTCAGGCCACTCACCGTATCCCCTACCTGAAGGGTAGGGAAGGCCATTCAACCGGCCGAGGAAGCCCTCTCCCGCCGGGGAGTCCCTTTCCCTCTCCTAAGTCACACGCGGGCTGGTGTAGACACGGAACATGGCTGATAAGCGCCGCTTTGATCTCTTTGCCCAGTTCATCACCGAGCGCTTCCCCGCCCCCCGTATCTTCGACATCGCGGGTGGCCAGGGCCGGCTCAATGAAGCCCTGTCAAAGCTCGGGCGCACTGTCACCACCTTCGACCTGCGCCACAAACACCTACCTGTGCGTTTCGCTCAGCGTGCGTTCACCCTGGAAGAGCCGTGTGAGGCGGACCTGCTCGTGGGCATGCACCCGGATGGTGCCACCCGAATCATCATCGAATACGCCGCTCTCCACCGGCTGCCTTTCGCGGTGGTTCCCTGCTGTTCTGATAACAGCATGCCGTACAATCCCTGGATGCGTCACCTCGCGGAGCTGGCTCGAGAGCGAGGCTTTCCCCGGGTGCAGGAACACGTGCTCCCCATGGATGGCCGAGCTCGCGTGATCCTGGGGGAGTTGTAAACAGAGGGATTCGTGCACGTCTTACTCTTGAAGGTGCCACGGCCGCTGGAGCAAGAGCTGGAGCAGCGCTTCCAGCTCGACGGGGGAACGGCTCTTGCTCTCCAACTGCACCGCGCGGAGCGGCTGGAGGAGCTCTCCGAGTCCCTCGCTCCCTCCCTGGTCGTGCTGGCCGACCCGGGAGGGCCCCTCGATGAGCTCACCCAGCTCTGCCGCCAGCTCCGTGCCCGCCGCCCCCTCACTCAGTCGCACCTCACGCTCCTGACCCAGCGGCCCTCCGCAGACCTCTCGTTGCTGGCTCGCGCGGGCGCGGATGAGTGCCTGGCCCCTCCTGGAGAGAGCTGGGGCGTGCGGCTCACCGCCCTCCACCGGCGCCTGCACCCGGAGGATCCTCACGTCCCGGATCTCGCCCGCCTGGAGCGGCCCCGGCTCAGCTCCTTGGAGGCGCTCTATGTGCTGCTCTCCAGCACCTCGGCGGAGATCGGCCATGACTTCTTCCAGCCCCTCGTGTCCCAGTTGGCCTCCGCGCTCCGGGTCTCCAGTGCCCTCGTCGGCGAGCTGAGCCCCGGTAGAGACAGCCTCAACACCCTGGCGCTCTGCGTGGACGGCGGCTTCCGCCGGAGCGTGTCGTGGCCGCTGCGTGGCACCATCCTGGAGCAGGTGGTGACGCACGGCAGCCGCCACCTCCCCGAGGGTGTCCGGTCCCACTTCCCGGAGGACCCCGTGCTCCAGCAGCTCAAGGCTGAGGGCTTCCTCGGCGTGACGCTGAAGGACGCTCAGCAGAAGCCCCTCGGCATCCTCGCCGTCGCGCACACCGAGCCCCTGGACGCCGGCCTCATCGACTACGCCCTCCTGGGCGCACTGGCGGCCCGTGCCGGCGCCGAGCTGGCGCGCCTGCGCGTCCAGGCCGAGCTGGAGCGCACCCGGGACTTCCTGCGCAACACCCTCAACGCGCTCCCGGATCCCGTCTTCGTCAAGGATCGCGCCCACCGGTTCGTCATCCTGAACAGCGCGTTCTGCCGCGTCTTCGAGCGCACCGAACAGGAGCTGCTCGGCATGTCCGACTACGACTTGGTGCCCGCGCAAGAGGCGGACCTCTTCTGGAAGAAGGATGAGGAAGTCTTCGCCGCCGGGCAGCCCCGGGAGAACGAAGAGACGCTGACGGACGGCTCCGGCAGCTCCCGGATCCTCAACACCAAGAAGGCCCCCTTCACCGCGGGCGGGGGCGAACCCTTCATCGTCGGCATCATCCGCGATGTCACCGAATGGCGGAGGTTGGAGATGCAACTGCGGCTCACGGACCGGATGGCCTCGGTGGGGATGCTGGCGGCAGGGGTGGCTCACGAGATCAACAACCCCCTGGCCTATATCTCCTCCAACCTCACCTATGTCGCCGAGCACCTCGCGCACGAGGAGCTGACGCCCACTCAGCTCACGGAGCTGCGCGACGCCGTCCTCGAGTCGCTCGAGGGGGCCAGCCGGGTGCGCGTCATCGTCCAGGATCTCAAGTCCTTCGCGCGCGCGGACGATGAGTCCCAGGGCTCGGTGGATGTTCACCGCGTCATCGAGGGCGCGCTGCGCCTGGTCCGCAACGAGGTCCACCACCGGGCCCGGCTCACACGCTCGTTCGAGCCCGTCCCCGCGGTGCGGGGCAACGAGGCGCGCCTGGGCCAGGTGCTCGTGAACCTGCTGGTGAATGCCTTGCAGGCGTTCCCTCCGGAGCGCTTGGCCGAGCAGAACAGCGTCAACATCGCCACCCGCAGCCGGGGCGAGTGGATCCTCATCGAGGTGGAGGACAACGGCCAGGGCATGAGCCCCGAAGTCCAGCGGCAGATTTTCGAGCCGTTCTTCACCACCAAGCCGGTGGGCATCGGCACAGGCCTGGGGCTCTCCATCTGCAACAACCTCATCCGCATCATGGGCGGCTGGATCGAGGTGCAGAGCAATCCGGGCTGGGGAAGCACCTTCCGGCTGGTGCTCCCGACCTTCGCGCCGAAGAGCGACGCCCCCGCCGCCACCGCGAGCACCGGGCGGGAGAAGACGGGCGCACAGGGGCTTCGCCGCAAGGTGCTCCTCATCGATGACGAGCCCGCCGTGGGCACCGCCGTGCGCCGGCTGCTGCGCGACTACCACGAGGTGGAGTCGCTCCAGGACGCGCGCGAGGCGCTCAAGCGCATTGCCAACGGCACGAAGTACGACGCCATCGTCTGTGACGTCATGATGCCGGAGATGACCGGGGTGCAGTTCTTCATGGAGCTGGAGCGCAGCGCGCCAGAGCTGGCGCGGCGAACCGGCCTCATGTCCGGCGGCGTGTTCAGCCCCCACGCCATCGAGTTCATCGAGTCCCGCGCCGTCGAGCTGCTCCACAAGCCCTTCGAGCGCGAGGGCCTCCGGAAGTTCGTGGAGCGCCTGTGCGCCTCCATCCCCTGAGCGGGCTCAGTTGACGTTGTACCAGTGCGCGAAGAGGAAGAGGAACATGCCCTGTAGCAGCGCTCCCGCGCACACCGAGGGCATCAGCAGCGCGGGGCGCCGGGCCAGCCACGCACCGAGCGGGAGGAACGCGGGCCAGCAGGAAGCGCTGTAGCGGCCCAGCCCCGCCAGCCCCACCGTCCACAGGGTGAGCATCAGCCCGGCCGCGAACGCCGCCAGCACTCGCCACCGGGGCTCGCGCAGCAGCATCACCGTGCCCGCAGCGGGCACCAGTGAGAGCAGCACGTAGAGGTACACCTCCAGCGGCAGAGACTGCCCGCGCAGCAGATCCGCCAGGCCGAACCAGGCCAGGTCCCCCCAGCCCTCCTTGCGGTGCGTCCACCAGGCGAACGGCTCGCCGCGCGTGGCGTACAGGTAGAGCATGTAGAGCGAGGCCAGCGCGAATGGCAGCACGAGCCCCAGGAAGGCCCGGTGGAGCAGGAAGCGGCGCGGGTGCAGGCCTCGTTCCTTCACCTGCGCGGCGAGCAGGGACAGACCCGCGACGATCGTCAGGTGTCTCGCCAGCACCCCGAGCCCGAGCACCCCGCCCGCTGTCACGTGCCGCCCGCGCATGGCCAGGAGCATGGCCCCCGCGCTGGTGAGCACCATGAGGGACTCGGGATAGCCCGCGGCCTGGAAGAAGGCGAACGGGAAGGAGGCGAAGAGGATCAGCCCCGAGCGCGCCACCTCCTCGCCCTCGGTCTCTAGGAAGACGCGGTACACCGCGAGCAGCGCCCCCAGCCCCGCGAGGTTCCCCAGCACCACCAGGGCGTGCGGCACCGACAGCCCCGTCACCAGGGACAGGCCCTTTCCCAGCAGCGGGAAGAGCGGGAAGAAGTTGGTCCAGAAGGGCTCCCGGTACCCCTCGAGCGCGATGTGCGTGTAGTACAGGCAGTCCCAGCGGCAGAGGCCTCCCAGCGAGGGCACGTCGAGCAGGGGCGGGCCCTCGAAGTGCAGCCGTGGGTCCATGCGCAGCGACCAGCTCGTGAGGGCGAGGATCGCCGCGCGGGTGAACAGGAACACCCCCACGGGGAACGTGGCCCAGCCCAGGCGGCTCATGGGTGCTCCCGCCGCAGCAGGATGCAGTCCTCGTTCTCGGGCTCCAGCACCTTCGCCCAGCCGCCCTCCCGCTGCAGCGCATCCGGCAGCACGCTGCCCGGGCCCGTCCGGTTCCACAGCACGTAGTCCGGCGAGTACCGCGCCAGCGCCTCGCGCCAGCCGGGCAGCCCGTAGACGAACTTGTCGTAGTCGTCGTGGATCTCCTGGGGGAAGGGATCGTTCCGGCTGTCGATGAAGACTTTGTACTCGGGGCCGGCGAAGTAGGAGATCGCCCCGCCCATGATGAAGCGGTTGAGCACCTTGCCCGGGGGCAGCGTCTTCAGCGTGTCGAAGCAGGCCAGCGGGAAGCGGCCGGGGTAGAGGCGCTCGCGCACGGTGGCGGGGTGCAGCGCGGCGGAGACCGCGAAGGCCGCGAGCACCACGAAGGGCCAGAAGGCGCCGTCCGCCCGCTGGAGCCATGCCGAGGCCCAGCCGTTCAGCCGGTTCCAGGCGCCGCGGACGGCCTCGGGGAGCGCGGAGGGGGCCATGCGCGCGTGGTGCTCCGCGATGAAGACAGCCAGGAGCAGGGCGGCAAACGGCGCGTGCCGCTGTGCGCCCAGGGAGGCCACCGTGAGCCCCAGGGTCGGCAGCAGGATGGCCCACGTGCGGGGCCGGGCGCCGCCACAGACGAAGACGGCCAGGAAGGCGAGGGCCAGGTAGTACCGCGCGAAGATCAGCGTCAGGTCCAGCGGCTGCCACTCCTCCAGTGTCAGCGTGGAGGCCAGGCGCGAGTGCAGGATGGGATAGAGGTAGATGCTGGGCCCGCTGGGAGACAGCGCCGAGGCGAGGTAGGCGAGCACCGCAGCCCCCATGGCCTGGGCACAGCGGCGTCGGTGCGCGGCGTCTCCGCCATCGAGCCAGGCGCCCACGGCGGTAGAGCCCAGCAAGGCCGGGCCGAGGATCCAACTGCCGTGCAGGTTGGCCCACAGCGCGCACAGCGGGACGAGCAGCCACGGTGCGAGCTGGCTCCCCCGGCGCCAGGCCAGCGTCAGCAGCACTGCGAGGGCGAAGAGCACATGGCCCAGGTGGTAGGGCCGCTCCTGGTACCAGGTGAAGGCCTGCGACACGAGCGTGAGGCAGAGCACCGCCAGCTCGATGAGCCCGGGGGAGGGTGAGGCCGTGCGGATGGCGCGCCAGGCCAGCAGCACGAAGGTGGCGATGAGGGTGGAGATGAGCAACTCGGGGCCCGCCGCGCCGAACACACGGAGGGAGAGCTCCGCGAGGATGCCGAAGCCCCACTCATGGGGAACCCAGCCCGCGGTGCCGGTGACGCTGAAGGGATCCTGGCGGGTGAAGCCATGCGCGAGCAGCCACCGGCCCCCGGCGAGGTGGAAGAAGAGGTCATAGTTCTTCAGGGGCGACAGAGCGATGGGCAGCGTCACCAGGAACGCCAGCACCGCCGCCGGGCCGGGGAGGAGTCTTCTCACGAGTCAGCACTCTAACCGGGGTTGGCGCGAGGGCCGCTTGCATCTCCACGCTCATGCCTGTGGAGTGCCCCCCGGCGAGCCCGGGCTGGACTGGGACGCCCCGAGGGCCCCATGGCGCCGCAGAAGATCACCGTCCCCCGAGAGGCCGCTGGAGAGCGGCTCGACAAGCACCTGTCGAAGCATGTGCCCGGCCTCTCGCTGGAGCGCGCCCGCACGCTGATTGCCCAGGGCCACGTGCGCATCCGCGGCAAGAAGTGCCAGCCCACCCGCAAGCTCTGGGGCGGAGAGGAAATCGAGCTGGAGCGGCCCCCGCCCCGCCGTCCGAACGCGAGGCGCTCCGTGGAGGGGCCCGAGCTGCCCGTGCTCCACGACGATGCGGACCTCGTCATCATCAACAAGCCCCCGGGCGTGGTGGTGGAGCCAGGGGGCCCCGAGGCCTCGGTGGTGGAGCTGCTCGCGGCCCGGCTGTCTCCCTTTGACGTGGAGGGCCTCGCGCGGCCCGGCGTCGTGCACCGGCTGGACCGGGAGACGAGCGGCTGCCTTGCGCTCGCGCGCACCGACGAGGCCATGGCCGCGATCGACCGCGCCTTCCAGGAGAAGCGCGTGGACAAGCGCTACTGGACGCTCGTGCTCGGCGAGGCCCCCGAGCAGGGCCGGTTGGAGGGCCCCTACGGCCGCGATCCCAAGGACCCGCGCAAGTACACCACCCGCGTCTCCTCCGCCCGCCGCGCGTCGCTGTCCTTCGAGGTGCGCGAGCGGCTCCGAGGCGCCACGCTGCTCGAGGTGAAGCTCGAGACGGGCCGCACGCACCAGATCCGCGTCCAGCTCTCCGAGGCGGGACTCCCCGTGCTCGGGGACGCCATCTATGGCCCGGCGGAGGCCCGCTTGCACCCGGCGGCCCAGGCGCTGGGACGGCAGGCGCTGCACGCGCTCCAGCTCTCCCTGCCGCACCCCTCGACGGGAGCCCTGCTCCGTGTGGAGGCGCCGCTGCCCGAGGACTTCCAGCGCGCCCTGGCGCTGCTGCGGAGCCCCGGCGGGGAGGGCGGCTCAGGCCTGAGCGGGTGAGCCCTGGTGGGGCAGGGCGAAGCGGAAGATCGTGCCCTGGCCCAGCGCGCTCTCCACCGAGATCGTGCCTCCGTGGGCATCGACGATGGCCTTGACGATGGAGAGCCCCAGTCCCACGCCGTTGCGGCGGGCGGGCTCCACCTGAAAGAAGCGGTGGAAGAGGCGGGGCAGGTGCTCGGAGGAGATGCCCGGACCGGTGTCCCGGACGCTGAACACCACGCCCGCCGGGTGCGAGTCCACCGAGAGGATGATCTGCCCGCCCGCAGGGGTGAACTTGATGGCGTTGCCCACCAGGTTCGAGAAGACCTGCATCATGCGCTCGCGATCGCATCGCACGCGTGCTTCCTGGCCTGCGGGCTCCAGGTGCAACCGGAGCGCCTTCTCCGAGGCCAGCACCGCGTGGCTGTCGAGCACCTCCTGCAGCAGCTCCTTCGCCCCGTGATGTTCCTGCCGCAGCACCAGCGTGCCCGCCTGGAACCGCGCCAGATCCAGCAGATCCTGGATGAGATGGTTCATCCGCTCGGCCGAGCGATCGATGGAGTTCAGCCGGGACTCGAGCAGGGGAGGCACCGCGATGGGCAGGGTCCGGCGGATGATCTCGGTGGACGTGGTGACCGCGGCGAGCGGGTTGCGTAAGTCATGCGCCACGATGGCCAAGAGCTCCTCTCGCGAGCGGGCCAGCGCCTTCGCCTCGGCGTACAGGCGCGCCCGGTCCAGCGCCTGCCCACACTGGTGCGCCAGCCCCATCATGAAGGCCCGGTCGTGCGCATCGAACGCGTGGAACTGGCGGAACGAGATCGCCAGACAGCCCCGCAGCCCCGTGCTCGTGGAGAACGGCAGCGCCACGCGCGAGCCTCCCACC
This genomic window contains:
- a CDS encoding ATP-binding protein; protein product: MPRRFNTAGPCRPDWHYMVPAERRLPEAAGLIEQSGYFVVHAPRQTGKTTVLRAMAAHLTGSGRYAALHFSCETGEAAGDDFAEAQRAILAGLRRAAEIHLPSELHPPPFPAAPNSSLLSAALTAWARACPRPLVLFFDEIDALRGQSLLSVLRQLREGFPDRPAFFPASVVLCGLRDVRDYKAASGGNPERLGTSSPFNIKVESFRLGDFTAQEVRELCAQYTADTGQAFSAPALSRLFELTRGQPWLVNALARELTEKLAVPQSEPISVDHVETAKERLILARATHLDSLMAKLHDPRVRRVIEPLLAGDVTTSDTYSEDVQYLRDLGLCAVNNPLRVANPIYREVIARVLAGSVEIQVEAEPKSFVLPDGRLDFDRLLREFTVFWRQHGEVLTAGVPYHEAAPQLVFMAFLQCVVNGGGFVDREYGVGRGRIDLLVRWPYQDQEQRRWQLHAVELKLWRENQADPLSDGLVQLDGYLERLGLPEGVLVLFDRRAQSRATPPGRFEQALTASGRSVTVLRV
- a CDS encoding hybrid sensor histidine kinase/response regulator; this translates as MHVLLLKVPRPLEQELEQRFQLDGGTALALQLHRAERLEELSESLAPSLVVLADPGGPLDELTQLCRQLRARRPLTQSHLTLLTQRPSADLSLLARAGADECLAPPGESWGVRLTALHRRLHPEDPHVPDLARLERPRLSSLEALYVLLSSTSAEIGHDFFQPLVSQLASALRVSSALVGELSPGRDSLNTLALCVDGGFRRSVSWPLRGTILEQVVTHGSRHLPEGVRSHFPEDPVLQQLKAEGFLGVTLKDAQQKPLGILAVAHTEPLDAGLIDYALLGALAARAGAELARLRVQAELERTRDFLRNTLNALPDPVFVKDRAHRFVILNSAFCRVFERTEQELLGMSDYDLVPAQEADLFWKKDEEVFAAGQPRENEETLTDGSGSSRILNTKKAPFTAGGGEPFIVGIIRDVTEWRRLEMQLRLTDRMASVGMLAAGVAHEINNPLAYISSNLTYVAEHLAHEELTPTQLTELRDAVLESLEGASRVRVIVQDLKSFARADDESQGSVDVHRVIEGALRLVRNEVHHRARLTRSFEPVPAVRGNEARLGQVLVNLLVNALQAFPPERLAEQNSVNIATRSRGEWILIEVEDNGQGMSPEVQRQIFEPFFTTKPVGIGTGLGLSICNNLIRIMGGWIEVQSNPGWGSTFRLVLPTFAPKSDAPAATASTGREKTGAQGLRRKVLLIDDEPAVGTAVRRLLRDYHEVESLQDAREALKRIANGTKYDAIVCDVMMPEMTGVQFFMELERSAPELARRTGLMSGGVFSPHAIEFIESRAVELLHKPFEREGLRKFVERLCASIP
- a CDS encoding mannosyltransferase family protein, encoding MSRLGWATFPVGVFLFTRAAILALTSWSLRMDPRLHFEGPPLLDVPSLGGLCRWDCLYYTHIALEGYREPFWTNFFPLFPLLGKGLSLVTGLSVPHALVVLGNLAGLGALLAVYRVFLETEGEEVARSGLILFASFPFAFFQAAGYPESLMVLTSAGAMLLAMRGRHVTAGGVLGLGVLARHLTIVAGLSLLAAQVKERGLHPRRFLLHRAFLGLVLPFALASLYMLYLYATRGEPFAWWTHRKEGWGDLAWFGLADLLRGQSLPLEVYLYVLLSLVPAAGTVMLLREPRWRVLAAFAAGLMLTLWTVGLAGLGRYSASCWPAFLPLGAWLARRPALLMPSVCAGALLQGMFLFLFAHWYNVN
- a CDS encoding RluA family pseudouridine synthase codes for the protein MAPQKITVPREAAGERLDKHLSKHVPGLSLERARTLIAQGHVRIRGKKCQPTRKLWGGEEIELERPPPRRPNARRSVEGPELPVLHDDADLVIINKPPGVVVEPGGPEASVVELLAARLSPFDVEGLARPGVVHRLDRETSGCLALARTDEAMAAIDRAFQEKRVDKRYWTLVLGEAPEQGRLEGPYGRDPKDPRKYTTRVSSARRASLSFEVRERLRGATLLEVKLETGRTHQIRVQLSEAGLPVLGDAIYGPAEARLHPAAQALGRQALHALQLSLPHPSTGALLRVEAPLPEDFQRALALLRSPGGEGGSGLSG
- a CDS encoding sensor histidine kinase, with the protein product MSHERARILNVNDNPASLYLTTLTLQRAGYEVLEAMTGAQALEKARQAPDLILLDVRLPDLSGHAVCARLKEDPQTSSITILQTSANDVDVLARTTGLEAGADGYLAQPYEAEELLAWVKALLRARQTLMASHTRLLRLQQVTAALCYAVTPEEVTAVILHQGLDALQAQAGGVALRSEDGQTVEMVNTRGYPEFSIKNFRRQPSSAQTPMCLSIVRNEPIYLETAEMEAAFPMVAKVNTVGGSRVALPFSTSTGLRGCLAISFRQFHAFDAHDRAFMMGLAHQCGQALDRARLYAEAKALARSREELLAIVAHDLRNPLAAVTTSTEIIRRTLPIAVPPLLESRLNSIDRSAERMNHLIQDLLDLARFQAGTLVLRQEHHGAKELLQEVLDSHAVLASEKALRLHLEPAGQEARVRCDRERMMQVFSNLVGNAIKFTPAGGQIILSVDSHPAGVVFSVRDTGPGISSEHLPRLFHRFFQVEPARRNGVGLGLSIVKAIVDAHGGTISVESALGQGTIFRFALPHQGSPAQA